A genome region from Sphingorhabdus sp. SMR4y includes the following:
- a CDS encoding MATE family efflux transporter encodes MTPWQKTIGQIIFSAIASSGQGDLQWNSIIATRPAIFLTGSLLRHITSMTLTASIGTLTIFLVDFADLFYIAQLADSSLTAAMGFAATILFFGTAFHIGLMIATSALASRHIGRGDPDQARRYLTNILVLSMLMMIPLALLLFQFAPGILELAGADGAANQAATGYIRIVAPFMPASAAAMVCSGFLRAHGAARRSMHVTLSMGITNAILDPIFIFGFDWGINGAAVASACAVVVSALYAIRTIIRNYGGFERFTLPGFRADIRPITAILFPAVLTNVATPIGGFISYRFIADYSDDVIAGFAVVSRVVPVAFCLMFSLSGAVGPIIGQNFGALQYDRVRTTIRQATLFALAYTLLIWPILYLLSSTISDAFHLVGDGRHVFWLFAVLLTPLFFFNGMLFISNAACNNLGHPGWSTLMNWLRNTLGILPFLWLGREYYGLDGIIVAPAIGGVIFGIAGYFLAQYLVRRQAQNIALTV; translated from the coding sequence GCAGTCTGTTACGGCATATCACCAGCATGACGCTGACCGCCAGCATCGGCACGCTGACCATATTTCTCGTGGATTTTGCCGATCTGTTCTACATCGCGCAACTGGCCGACAGCTCGCTGACCGCGGCAATGGGCTTTGCCGCCACGATCCTGTTCTTCGGCACGGCTTTCCATATCGGCCTGATGATCGCCACCAGCGCGCTGGCCAGTCGCCATATCGGCCGGGGTGATCCGGATCAGGCACGCCGTTACCTGACGAACATCCTGGTGCTCAGCATGCTGATGATGATTCCCCTGGCGCTGCTCTTGTTTCAGTTCGCCCCCGGAATTCTGGAATTGGCAGGCGCCGACGGTGCGGCCAATCAGGCGGCAACGGGTTATATCCGGATCGTCGCACCATTCATGCCGGCCAGCGCGGCCGCGATGGTCTGCTCCGGCTTCCTGCGCGCCCATGGCGCGGCCCGCCGATCGATGCATGTCACGCTCAGCATGGGCATCACCAATGCAATTCTCGACCCGATTTTCATCTTTGGCTTTGACTGGGGGATCAACGGCGCGGCGGTCGCCAGCGCCTGTGCAGTCGTCGTTTCGGCACTCTATGCGATCCGGACGATTATCAGAAATTACGGCGGCTTCGAGCGCTTCACCCTGCCCGGCTTTCGTGCCGACATCCGGCCGATCACGGCGATTCTGTTTCCGGCGGTCCTGACCAATGTCGCGACGCCGATTGGGGGTTTCATCTCCTATCGCTTCATCGCCGACTATTCCGATGACGTGATCGCCGGCTTCGCGGTCGTGAGCCGGGTCGTACCGGTGGCATTCTGCCTGATGTTTTCGCTGTCCGGCGCGGTCGGACCGATCATCGGCCAGAATTTCGGCGCACTGCAATATGATCGGGTCCGCACGACGATCCGGCAGGCCACGCTGTTCGCCCTTGCTTACACCCTCCTGATCTGGCCGATCCTCTATCTGCTCAGCAGCACGATCAGCGATGCCTTTCATTTGGTCGGGGACGGCCGACACGTGTTCTGGCTATTTGCCGTCTTGCTGACTCCCCTATTCTTCTTCAACGGCATGCTGTTCATCAGCAACGCCGCCTGCAACAATCTCGGCCATCCCGGCTGGTCTACTCTGATGAACTGGCTGCGCAATACGCTGGGAATCCTTCCCTTTCTCTGGCTCGGCCGCGAATATTACGGGCTGGACGGCATCATAGTCGCCCCGGCCATTGGCGGGGTAATATTCGGCATAGCCGGTTATTTTCTCGCGCAGTATCTGGTTCGCAGGCAGGCGCAGAATATTGCGTTAACCGTTTAA